The following are encoded together in the Culex pipiens pallens isolate TS chromosome 1, TS_CPP_V2, whole genome shotgun sequence genome:
- the LOC120422464 gene encoding cartilage oligomeric matrix protein-like, which produces MFFPAIVVFFATQAIVAAGSEERQYGDLRDWYLDNIHIANSNYNYSEPEVFRPGMDKPIRQCDERYGKLFKEVEFLRNLMSKCTGCVGKLLNPAPNADGCFPGVCYKDVPCSVRNDDEPHCGLCPVGYDGDGFSCSKRNACDKTPCFAGVRCNQKGDFPYYECGSCPAGYEGNGTVCNQLDVCAKKPCYRGVDCQWIKDSPYYKCGPCPSGYGGDGRNCKKVDFCAKQPCFPNVNCSWKDSAPYFKCGSCPAGYEGDGIRCGRNPCLQNPCFKGVSCQKKAVDPYFSCGPCPPGLAGNGIVCGKDSDSDGYPDEGLNCKEPTCTRDNCKVQPNSGQEDTNRNGIGDACEDDIDSDGVRNDVDNCPKKFNPRQKDSDGDGVGDECDNCARVRNTNQMDTDRDGMGDSCDDDIDGDGKRNSADNCPKAYNPKQEDSDRDGVGDLCDNCPKRYNPKQKDSDGDEVGDVCSSKSDSDGDGRQDDRDNCPYVANAGQLDTDKDGVGDACDPDKDNDGIPNKVDNCELIWNPNQADRDRDGLGDVCDTDFDGDGAEDWRDNCPRNGQIRRSDFSNFSRVALDPEGTSQLDPEWEVLNNGAEIFQKHNSDPGLAIGNDKVEGLDFEGTFFVKSAANDDDFVGFVFGYVSNRKFYFASWKREKQTYWRSHPFKATARAGVLLKLVNSQTGPGTMLRNSLWNDASKQGQTKLLWQDRARKGWEFNTAYRWKLLHRPEVGLIRFRLFRGSVLEADSGNLFDFIIKGGRMGVYCFSQALITWSNLKYSCNDEIPRDIYSQLSPETRRKVKPSNNNWLS; this is translated from the exons ATGTTTTTCCCAGCGATTGTGGTATTTTTTGCCACCCAGGCAATTGTCGCTGCTGGTTCCGAGGAGCGCCAATACGGCGACCTCCGAGACTGGTACCTGGACAATATTCACATTGCAAACAGCAACTACAACTACTCTGAGCCGGAAGTCTTCAGGCCAGGAATGGACAAGCCGATCCGGCAGTGTGATG AGCGTTACGGGAAGCTCTTCAAGGAGGTGGAATTCCTCCGGAATCTGATGAGCAAGTGCACCGGATGCGTCGGGAAGCTCTTGAATCCGGCACCCAATGCCGATGGGTGTTTCCCGGGAGTCTGCTACAAGGACGTTCCCTGCTCCGTTCGTAATGACGATGAACCCCACTGTGGGCTGTGTCCCGTTGGATACGACGGAGATGGATTCTCGTGCAGCAAGCGTAACGCTTGCGACAAGACGCCGTGCTTCGCTGGAGTGCGGTGTAATCAGAAGGGGGATTTCCCGTACTATGAGTGCGGGTCGTGTCCTGCGGGGTACGAAGGTAACGGAACTGTCTGCAATCAGCTGGACGTTTGTGCGAAAAAGCCATGCTATCGGGGAGTTGACTGTCAATGGATTAAGGATTCACCATACTACAAGTGTGGACCGTGTCCGTCTGGATACGGAGGTGACGGCCGGAACTGTAAGAAGGTGGATTTCTGTGCGAAGCAACCTTGTTTTCCGAATGTCAACTGCTCGTGGAAGGATTCAGCTCCGTACTTCAAGTGTGGATCATGCCCAGCGGGTTACGAAGGAGATGGAATCCGTTGTGGTAGGAATCCCTGCCTTCAGAATCCGTGCTTCAAAGGAGTTAGCTGTCAGAAAAAGGCAGTGGATCCCTACTTTTCGTGTGGTCCGTGTCCGCCGGGACTGGCCGGCAACGGAATTGTGTGCGGGAAAGACTCGGACTCGGACGGATATCCAGATGAGGGACTCAACTGCAAGGAACCTACCTGCACCAGGGATAATTGTAAGGTGCAGCCAAATTCAGGCCAGGAGGACACCAACCGTAACGGGATTGGAGACGCTTGCGAAGATGACATCGACTCGGACGGAGTGAGAAACGATGTCGATAACTGCCCGAAGAAGTTCAACCCCAGACAGAAGGATTCCGACGGAGATGGTGTAGGCGATGAGTGTGATAACTGTGCGAGAGTAAGAAACACCAATCAAATGGATACGGATCGGGATGGGATGGGTGACAGCTGCGACGATGACATCGACGGCGATGGGAAGAGGAACTCGGCAGACAACTGTCCGAAAGCGTACAATCCGAAGCAGGAAGACTCCGATCGGGATGGTGTGGGTGATTTGTGTGATAACTGTCCGAAAAGATACAACCCGAAACAAAAAGACTCGGACGGCGATGAAGTCGGCGATGTTTGTTCTTCCAAGTCGGACTCCGACGGGGATGGCCGACAGGATGATCGGGATAACTGTCCGTATGTGGCTAACGCAGGCCAGCTGGACACGGACAAAGATGGAGTTGGTGATGCTTGCGATCCCGATAAGGACAACGATGGAATACCGAATAAAGTGGACAACTGCGAACTTATTTGGAATCCTAACCAAGCGGATCGCGACA GAGATGGCTTGGGTGATGTTTGTGATACGGATTTTGACGGCGATGGTGCCGAAGATTGGAGGGACAActgcccaagaaacggtcaaatCAGGAGGTCGGACTTTAGTAACTTTTCCAGGGTTGCACTCGACCCGGAGGGAACATCACAGCTAGATCCCGAATGGGAAGTTTTGAATAATGGAgcggaaattttccaaaaacacaACAGCGATCCCGGGCTAGCTATTGG taATGACAAGGTAGAAGGTTTGGACTTTGAAGggacattttttgtgaaatccgCTGCTAACGATGATGACTTTGTGGGGTTCGTTTTCGGCTATGTCAGCAATCGCAAGTTCTACTTTGCCTCGTGGAAACGCGAAAAACAAACTTATTGGAGGTCTCATCCGTTTAAAGCCACTGCTAGAGCCGGAGTGTTGCTCAAATTGGTAAACAGTCAAACTGGACCGGGAACCATGCTGCGGAACAGCCTCTGGAACGACGCCAGCAAACAGGGACAGACCAAACTGCTGTGGCAGGATCGTGCCAGGAAAGGTTGGGAGTTTAATACGGCGTACCGCTGGAAGTTGCTTCATCGACCGGAAGTTGGATTGATTCGATTCCGGCTGTTCCGAGGGTCAGTTCTTGAGGCAGATTCTGGAAATTTGTTCGATTTTATTATCAAGGGAGGTCGGATGGGAGTTTACTGCTTCTCGCAAGCTCTGATTACGtggtcaaatttgaaatatAGCTGCAATG acGAGATTCCACGAGACATCTACAGCCAATTATCTCCGGAAACACGTAGAAAGGTGAAACCCTCGAACAATAACTGGTTATCCTAG